One genomic region from Anaerobacillus sp. CMMVII encodes:
- a CDS encoding H-type small acid-soluble spore protein produces the protein MNVNRAKQILDSAKEIEVQYNGTSIWIQNVNNEDGTARVYPRKNPENEMTVSVQELQEL, from the coding sequence ATGAATGTAAATCGCGCCAAACAAATTTTAGATTCTGCAAAAGAAATTGAAGTACAGTACAACGGCACTTCTATCTGGATTCAAAATGTTAATAATGAAGACGGTACCGCTCGTGTATACCCACGAAAAAATCCTGAGAATGAAATGACAGTAAGTGTACAAGAGCTTCAAGAACTATAA
- a CDS encoding DUF3231 family protein, which translates to MENKKHNVGLTSAELANLWSQYMNDSLAICFFTHSIEKVEDEAIRNILTSARSIAESHISKVKEFLTQEKVPIPKGFSIEDDVNNNAPLLFTDTFLLVYMHVMTLHGMTGYAGAVGSSVRSDQIAYFVQCNKEAMELYERVVQLMLNKGIYSRAPHINPPSQLDFVNDQSYLTGWFGKKRPLNAMEISGISYNMQKTVVKVVLEIGFAQVCKSDEVKKYFEKGKNICKKQFDTLSAMLSTEDLTSPTSWVSEITNSTISPFSDKLMLNHVVSLCSAAVGFYGAGLAISQRRDLAVAYTKLITEIGLYAEDGAKLLISKGWLEQPPLAADRKDLAKK; encoded by the coding sequence ATGGAAAACAAAAAGCATAACGTAGGACTTACTTCGGCAGAATTAGCAAACCTTTGGTCACAGTATATGAATGACTCCTTAGCTATTTGTTTTTTTACCCATTCAATTGAAAAAGTAGAAGATGAAGCCATTAGGAACATTCTTACTTCTGCTAGAAGCATAGCTGAAAGTCATATTAGTAAAGTCAAAGAATTTCTAACTCAAGAAAAAGTCCCTATACCAAAGGGATTTTCAATAGAGGATGATGTTAACAATAACGCTCCACTGTTATTTACTGATACTTTCCTACTAGTTTATATGCATGTGATGACCTTACACGGAATGACAGGCTATGCTGGTGCTGTCGGCTCATCCGTCCGTTCCGACCAAATAGCTTATTTCGTTCAATGCAATAAAGAAGCAATGGAATTATATGAACGGGTTGTTCAGTTAATGTTAAATAAAGGGATTTACAGTAGAGCTCCACATATTAACCCACCTAGTCAACTTGACTTTGTAAACGATCAAAGCTACTTAACAGGCTGGTTTGGTAAAAAACGCCCCTTAAACGCGATGGAAATTAGTGGGATCAGTTATAACATGCAAAAAACGGTTGTGAAAGTGGTCTTAGAAATTGGGTTTGCTCAAGTTTGCAAGTCTGATGAAGTTAAAAAGTATTTTGAAAAAGGAAAAAACATTTGTAAAAAACAATTTGATACTTTGAGTGCAATGTTATCCACTGAGGATTTAACTTCCCCTACTTCATGGGTATCTGAAATTACAAATTCAACGATTTCGCCCTTTTCAGATAAACTAATGCTCAATCACGTCGTCTCATTATGTTCTGCAGCAGTAGGGTTTTATGGAGCTGGGTTAGCCATCTCTCAACGACGTGACTTAGCAGTGGCATACACAAAACTTATTACAGAGATTGGGCTTTATGCAGAGGATGGAGCTAAACTATTAATCAGTAAAGGATGGCTTGAACAACCACCATTAGCCGCTGACCGAAAGGATTTGGCAAAAAAATAA
- a CDS encoding sigma-54-dependent Fis family transcriptional regulator: MNGKEDLSHLKNLVYIYENVLNEINVGVQVINNEGNTIIYNQKKMQLESMQLEDVLNKNLLEIFSFKNRKDSRLLQALEHGTVTQNAKQTYFTNKGKEITTINNTYPIVKNGKTIAAVEIASDITKFERLKQNVLKGGNTRYTFESIIGESKAIKEVIENSKRATRTSSSVLIIGETGTGKELFSQSIHHGSDRSNKPFISQNCAALPDNLIESLLFGTKKGAFTGAIDHPGLLEQAEGGTILLDEINSLNPALQAKLLRAIQEKSIRRVGDTKDKDIDVRIIATINEDPIEAIANNRLRKDLYYRLSVVSLVIPPLRERVEDIPLLTQKFIEKYNYLFQLDVRKVSDTVYQLFLEYDWPGNIRELEHAIEGAMNLITNETEISYRHLSYHFLNKTRQGHSSIQSTSESSIKPEDLTVKLKDQMEQAEAEYIKNVLENNRNNITHTANILGISRQSLQYRLRKYNIKESL; encoded by the coding sequence ATGAACGGTAAAGAAGATTTATCCCACTTGAAAAACTTGGTTTATATATATGAAAATGTCCTTAATGAGATCAACGTAGGGGTCCAAGTTATCAATAATGAAGGAAATACGATTATTTATAATCAGAAAAAAATGCAGTTAGAATCGATGCAATTAGAGGATGTTTTAAATAAAAATTTGTTAGAAATTTTTTCGTTTAAAAATCGCAAAGACAGTCGTTTACTGCAAGCTTTAGAGCATGGAACTGTTACTCAAAATGCAAAGCAAACATATTTTACGAATAAAGGAAAAGAAATTACAACAATTAACAATACATATCCAATTGTAAAAAATGGTAAGACCATTGCGGCTGTTGAAATAGCTAGTGATATTACCAAATTTGAACGCTTAAAACAAAATGTACTCAAAGGTGGAAACACAAGATATACCTTTGAAAGTATTATTGGAGAAAGTAAAGCAATAAAAGAAGTCATTGAAAACAGTAAAAGGGCGACGAGGACTTCTTCTTCGGTATTGATTATCGGAGAAACTGGAACAGGGAAAGAGTTGTTTTCTCAAAGTATCCATCATGGAAGTGACCGTTCTAATAAGCCTTTCATTTCACAAAACTGTGCAGCTTTGCCAGATAACCTGATAGAAAGTTTGTTATTTGGTACAAAAAAGGGAGCTTTTACCGGAGCAATAGATCACCCTGGTTTGCTCGAACAGGCTGAGGGGGGAACAATTCTTCTTGATGAAATAAATTCTCTTAACCCTGCGTTACAGGCGAAGTTACTAAGAGCCATTCAAGAAAAGTCGATAAGAAGAGTTGGTGATACAAAAGACAAAGACATTGATGTAAGAATTATTGCTACCATTAATGAAGATCCGATTGAAGCGATCGCCAACAATAGGCTCCGTAAAGATTTGTATTATCGCTTAAGCGTCGTCTCCTTAGTCATTCCACCGCTCAGGGAGCGTGTAGAGGATATTCCTTTATTGACCCAAAAATTCATCGAAAAATATAATTATTTGTTTCAATTAGATGTCCGGAAGGTTAGTGATACTGTTTATCAATTATTTTTAGAATACGATTGGCCTGGAAATATTCGTGAACTTGAGCATGCTATAGAGGGTGCAATGAATCTCATTACGAATGAAACCGAAATTAGTTACCGTCATTTGTCCTATCATTTTTTAAACAAAACCAGACAGGGACATAGTTCAATACAGAGTACTTCTGAAAGTTCTATAAAACCAGAAGATTTAACCGTAAAATTAAAAGATCAAATGGAGCAAGCAGAGGCGGAATATATTAAAAATGTTCTTGAAAATAACCGCAATAATATTACGCATACTGCTAACATACTCGGAATAAGCCGACAAAGCTTACAATACCGATTACGTAAATATAATATAAAAGAAAGTCTATAA
- a CDS encoding BsuPI-related putative proteinase inhibitor: MKKVINVLVILFVCSLVTFALNGCSLSGEAMNKTNLPGEFDFPQKNEENFPKGIIAGAIESTLTEAKTSNTNDNTLSFLYSLINQTGNEVSFSFTSELMFDYQLLNATSDIISHYSEDQNSLKEKRSVFMIQGESLQTEINFHGLEKGTYTLEVWLVDQDEDYKKSIFFTVN, encoded by the coding sequence GTGAAAAAAGTTATAAATGTATTAGTAATCCTGTTTGTATGTAGTCTTGTCACTTTTGCCTTAAATGGTTGTTCTTTGTCTGGGGAGGCTATGAATAAAACGAATTTACCAGGCGAGTTTGATTTCCCGCAAAAGAACGAGGAAAATTTTCCAAAGGGGATTATTGCAGGAGCGATTGAGTCTACTCTTACGGAAGCAAAGACTTCTAACACGAATGATAACACCTTATCATTTTTGTATTCATTAATAAATCAAACCGGAAATGAAGTATCCTTCTCTTTCACTAGTGAATTAATGTTCGATTACCAATTATTAAACGCTACTAGTGATATAATCTCACATTATTCTGAAGATCAAAATTCCCTCAAGGAAAAACGCTCTGTATTTATGATTCAAGGAGAGTCACTACAAACCGAAATCAATTTCCACGGACTTGAAAAAGGAACATACACTTTAGAAGTTTGGTTAGTCGATCAAGATGAAGATTATAAAAAATCAATTTTCTTTACCGTTAACTAA
- a CDS encoding solute carrier family 23 protein encodes MGGNSLEKHREVGIAEMPKWNKWIILSIQHLFAMFGATILVPYLTGLSPAVALVSSGLGTLTYIVITKGNVPAYLGSSFAFIAPIIAATAIGGVEGVMIGSFMAGVVYGVVALVIKSTGINWLMKLLPPIVVGPVIMVIGLGLASVAINMAMNYDYGVGAFVDPMLHFTVALATLSITIFSSIFFRGFFSLVPILFGIVGGYVLAYFFGMVDFSAVQEAAWFRVPNFIVPFVTYTPKFSWTIIALMVPISIVTISEHIGDQMVLSKVVGENFIKKPGLHRSILGDGVATIIASFLGGPPNTTYGENIGVLAITRVFSVFVIAGAAVMAILFGFMGKVEALIATIPTAVMGGVSILLFGIIASSGLRMLIDNQVDLGQKRNLIISSVILVVGIGGAFIELTENVQIAGMALATIIGIALHLLLSGKEQSYGNYALFAGLEETERERD; translated from the coding sequence ATGGGAGGGAATAGTTTGGAAAAGCATAGAGAAGTTGGTATAGCTGAGATGCCAAAATGGAATAAATGGATCATTTTAAGCATTCAACATCTGTTTGCGATGTTTGGGGCAACAATCCTTGTTCCTTATTTAACGGGTTTAAGTCCAGCTGTAGCCTTAGTTTCAAGTGGCTTAGGGACACTGACCTATATAGTAATTACTAAAGGGAATGTTCCGGCTTACTTAGGGTCTTCGTTCGCCTTTATTGCACCTATTATTGCTGCAACTGCTATCGGTGGAGTCGAAGGTGTTATGATTGGCTCATTCATGGCTGGTGTTGTTTATGGAGTAGTAGCTTTAGTTATTAAAAGTACGGGTATCAACTGGCTAATGAAATTACTACCACCAATTGTTGTTGGTCCTGTCATTATGGTAATTGGACTTGGGTTAGCGAGTGTAGCGATCAATATGGCAATGAATTACGATTACGGGGTAGGAGCTTTTGTAGACCCAATGTTACATTTCACTGTTGCACTCGCGACATTGTCTATTACTATTTTTAGTTCTATCTTTTTTAGAGGCTTTTTTAGCTTGGTCCCTATCCTATTTGGGATTGTCGGAGGGTATGTATTAGCCTACTTTTTTGGAATGGTCGATTTTAGTGCAGTGCAGGAAGCGGCGTGGTTTCGCGTTCCTAATTTTATTGTTCCTTTTGTTACTTATACGCCAAAATTTTCTTGGACAATTATTGCGTTAATGGTTCCTATTTCAATTGTAACAATTTCTGAACATATTGGAGATCAGATGGTACTAAGTAAAGTAGTCGGTGAAAATTTTATAAAAAAACCTGGACTTCACCGTTCTATTCTAGGTGATGGGGTTGCAACGATAATTGCTTCATTTCTTGGGGGCCCACCCAATACGACTTATGGAGAGAATATTGGGGTATTAGCGATTACGAGGGTATTCAGTGTATTTGTTATTGCAGGAGCAGCAGTAATGGCGATTTTATTTGGATTTATGGGTAAAGTTGAGGCGTTAATAGCAACAATTCCTACAGCGGTGATGGGGGGAGTATCAATTTTACTTTTCGGTATCATTGCTTCTTCTGGATTAAGGATGCTAATTGACAACCAGGTAGATTTAGGGCAAAAGCGAAATCTGATTATTTCTTCAGTGATTTTAGTAGTGGGCATAGGTGGAGCTTTTATTGAGTTAACCGAAAACGTTCAGATTGCTGGAATGGCATTGGCAACTATTATTGGTATTGCCCTACACCTATTGTTGTCAGGCAAGGAGCAAAGTTACGGTAATTATGCTTTGTTTGCAGGTTTGGAAGAAACTGAAAGAGAGAGAGATTAA
- a CDS encoding manganese-dependent inorganic pyrophosphatase, with amino-acid sequence MEKVLIFGHKNPDTDTICSAIAYADLKTKLGMDVEPIRLGEVSGETQFALDYFQVETPRLVQTVSNEVNSVILVDHNERQQSADDIESVRVLEVIDHHRIANFQTSDPLYYRCEPVGCTATILNKMYKENGVKIEKQIAGLMVSAIISDSLLFKSPTCTDEDVRAARELAILAEVDAEAYGLEMLKAGANLGDKTIEQLISLDAKEFQMGNYKVEIAQVNAIDTNDVLVRQQELEEVLTNVIKEKELDLFLLVVTDILNSNSVALALGNETKAVEQAYDVTLANNTALLKGVVSRKKQIVPVLTDIFAKM; translated from the coding sequence ATGGAAAAAGTACTTATTTTTGGTCATAAAAACCCTGACACAGATACAATTTGTTCAGCAATTGCATATGCTGACTTAAAAACTAAATTAGGAATGGATGTTGAACCTATACGTTTAGGTGAAGTTAGCGGAGAAACTCAATTTGCCTTAGATTATTTCCAAGTAGAAACACCGCGTTTGGTTCAAACAGTTTCGAATGAGGTTAATAGTGTAATTTTAGTAGACCATAATGAGCGCCAACAAAGCGCTGATGATATTGAATCAGTTCGTGTTTTGGAAGTGATTGACCACCATCGTATCGCTAACTTTCAAACGAGCGATCCTTTATATTACCGCTGTGAGCCGGTAGGGTGTACAGCTACAATTCTAAATAAAATGTATAAAGAAAATGGAGTTAAGATAGAAAAGCAAATTGCTGGATTAATGGTATCGGCTATTATCTCTGATTCGTTATTATTTAAATCGCCAACATGTACAGATGAAGATGTAAGAGCAGCTCGTGAATTAGCGATACTAGCAGAGGTTGATGCTGAGGCTTACGGTTTAGAAATGTTGAAGGCGGGTGCTAATTTAGGGGATAAAACAATCGAACAGTTGATTTCATTAGATGCGAAAGAATTTCAAATGGGTAATTATAAAGTAGAGATCGCCCAAGTAAATGCGATTGATACAAATGATGTTCTTGTTCGTCAACAGGAGCTAGAAGAGGTTCTTACAAATGTAATTAAAGAGAAAGAACTAGATTTATTTTTATTAGTTGTCACTGATATTTTAAACAGCAATTCCGTTGCGCTGGCATTAGGAAATGAAACTAAGGCTGTAGAGCAAGCGTATGATGTGACATTAGCCAATAATACTGCGCTACTAAAAGGTGTAGTTTCTCGCAAAAAGCAAATTGTTCCGGTATTAACTGATATTTTTGCTAAAATGTAA
- a CDS encoding CPBP family intramembrane glutamic endopeptidase, producing MGQYNNFRGIKTWVLVLKTFVLFIVTFIVFAIIQLATGTDMNNLFNITIHILLIILFIHSLKKHNISIKQVLGNLSINSQPWLQLISIKVLLIIFSLLSVVAIFFIIGLVDSNFFKEMLIEDIEENLGIVGLNRIIVLFLLGITLVPIMEELLFRGYLLNKWGESIGVTKAVIFSSFLFGLLHLDTGFIAHFVSAIFYSFAYIKTKSLLVPIILHAFNNFVAGSIQFIPDTGLPLIYEDISQSIKEIQIVISIGTILFIILTPIVSYVLYRYIKGTPSVTPYQNNKAM from the coding sequence TTGGGACAATATAATAATTTTCGTGGAATAAAAACATGGGTTTTAGTACTTAAAACCTTTGTTTTGTTTATTGTTACATTTATTGTATTTGCTATTATTCAGTTAGCAACTGGGACTGATATGAACAACTTGTTCAATATTACGATACATATACTTCTTATCATTCTGTTCATCCATTCATTAAAGAAGCACAATATATCTATTAAACAAGTCTTAGGAAATTTAAGTATAAATAGTCAACCTTGGTTGCAATTAATCAGTATTAAAGTATTATTAATTATCTTTTCCCTTTTGTCTGTGGTCGCAATTTTTTTCATAATAGGACTAGTTGATTCTAACTTTTTTAAAGAGATGCTAATTGAAGACATTGAAGAAAACCTTGGAATTGTTGGGTTAAACCGAATTATTGTTTTATTTTTATTAGGTATTACATTAGTTCCGATTATGGAAGAACTGTTATTTAGAGGCTATTTGTTGAATAAATGGGGGGAAAGCATAGGTGTCACAAAGGCGGTGATATTCAGTTCTTTTTTATTTGGACTCCTCCATCTCGACACTGGATTTATTGCCCATTTCGTTAGTGCGATTTTTTATAGTTTTGCTTATATAAAAACAAAAAGCTTACTCGTACCTATTATTCTACATGCATTTAATAATTTTGTAGCTGGGAGTATACAATTTATTCCCGATACAGGGCTTCCCTTAATTTATGAAGATATATCCCAGTCAATAAAAGAGATACAAATAGTAATTAGTATAGGAACCATTTTGTTCATCATTCTAACTCCAATTGTTTCTTATGTTTTATACCGTTACATTAAAGGTACACCAAGTGTAACGCCTTATCAAAATAACAAAGCTATGTAA
- a CDS encoding sulfite oxidase: MAHENQNKPFLTTRSLTPENQETPIEFLRSELIPSKYFFRRNHFLYPKLVTQNFILPITGKVINPFTFYYQHLLNMTPTTITGLLECAGNKRSKFEPKVFGEQWEEGAISQGQWRGVALRDLLAITGLLDTAKEVLFEGYDYGTHEGTEKNVRYARSLPIEKALHLDTIIAYEYNGRPLTYKHGFPLRLFVPGWYGMASVKWLKKITVIDYHFKGPFQANDYVYYPKDNSPSFPVTTVNVNSIIQNPLDLAILTTGNHTIEGLAWSGEGIITKVEISFDGQNWVDTLLTKRHEENYTWSQWHFHWNATEGEHTILCRATDSKGRSQPTEPMWNKKGYGYNAISKARVKVK; encoded by the coding sequence GTGGCACATGAAAATCAGAATAAGCCGTTTTTAACAACAAGAAGTTTAACACCTGAGAACCAAGAAACCCCGATTGAATTTTTAAGAAGTGAACTTATACCTTCAAAGTATTTCTTTAGAAGAAACCACTTTCTATATCCTAAACTTGTTACACAAAACTTTATTTTACCTATTACCGGGAAGGTTATTAATCCATTCACCTTCTATTATCAACATTTACTCAATATGACTCCCACTACAATTACCGGGTTACTTGAATGTGCAGGAAATAAACGTTCTAAGTTTGAACCAAAAGTATTCGGAGAACAGTGGGAGGAAGGTGCTATTAGTCAAGGGCAATGGAGAGGTGTCGCATTGCGTGACTTACTTGCAATAACTGGACTTTTAGATACCGCCAAGGAGGTTTTATTTGAAGGTTACGATTACGGAACACACGAAGGAACAGAGAAAAATGTAAGATATGCAAGGAGCCTCCCTATTGAGAAAGCACTTCATCTAGACACTATTATCGCTTATGAATATAATGGAAGACCACTTACTTATAAGCACGGGTTTCCATTACGATTATTTGTTCCGGGTTGGTACGGAATGGCTTCGGTTAAGTGGCTTAAAAAAATTACGGTTATTGACTACCATTTCAAAGGTCCTTTTCAGGCAAATGATTATGTTTACTATCCAAAAGACAATAGCCCCTCCTTCCCAGTAACAACAGTAAATGTTAATTCTATCATTCAAAACCCTTTAGACCTTGCAATCCTTACTACTGGTAACCATACAATTGAAGGTCTCGCTTGGAGTGGAGAAGGTATCATCACAAAAGTCGAAATTAGTTTTGATGGTCAAAATTGGGTAGATACCCTCTTAACAAAAAGACATGAAGAAAATTACACATGGAGTCAGTGGCATTTTCATTGGAACGCAACAGAAGGCGAGCATACGATTTTGTGCAGAGCCACTGACTCTAAAGGTCGAAGCCAACCAACAGAACCCATGTGGAATAAAAAAGGCTATGGCTATAACGCAATCTCAAAAGCTCGCGTAAAAGTGAAATAA